A window of Rhododendron vialii isolate Sample 1 chromosome 11a, ASM3025357v1 contains these coding sequences:
- the LOC131307237 gene encoding uncharacterized protein LOC131307237: MALTIHLLHPQIPPYPFNFQTHPFAHLRSRAKPPKISCTKTSKSSDVSSELLAKEVEKINTQLAQREEAMKKSRNLLFSELSKYLGLRTEELKLRLREMEEEDKWVLVRGFVSEWGVDFHPLSARSVKEMVEEHLTEDNPPPPPVASTSSTSDFFPGLKKMIGF, from the coding sequence ATGGCATTGACAATTCATCTCCTTCACCCTCAAATCCCCCCATACCCATTTAACTTCCAAACCCATCCCTTCGCCCATCTCAGAAGCAGAGCCAAACCCCCAAAAATCTCATGCACAAAAACCTCTAAAAGTTCTGATGTTTCGTCAGAGCTGTTAGCCAAAGAGGTGGAGAAGATAAACACCCAGCTGGCCCAGAGAGAGGAGGCCATGAAGAAGAGCAGAAACCTCTTGTTCAGTGAGCTCTCCAAGTACCTTGGGTTGAGAACAGAGGAATTGAAGCTGAGGTTGAGGGAAATGGAGGAAGAGGACAAGTGGGTTTTGGTTAGGGGGTTTGTTTCAGAGTGGGGTGTGGATTTTCATCCCTTGTCTGCAAGGTCTGTTAAGGAAATGGTTGAAGAACACCTTACTGAAGACAACCCCCCACCGCCTCCAGTTGCTTCTACGTCTTCTACGTCGGATTTTTTTCCTGGGTTGAAGAAAATGATTGGGTTTTGA
- the LOC131307238 gene encoding K(+) efflux antiporter 3, chloroplastic, with protein MSNMITMLDSIGCFFGPKGYDIVTQTRTSRADSHALSYLSGHIFSAPYPHHRRLHPPLSSAHHKISRCFSYTAHVSKGRLSLSSFVLGERGFQFSSRGHAMKDRFRIYAAVDVANGVDVINDLGMDTLTLLAVTVIIVPAFKIIKASPILGFFFAGVVLNQFGLIRNLTDVKVLSEWGILFLLFEMGLELSLARLKALAKFAFGMGLTQVVLCTLAFTAFELPPNGAIGTKILQFLFNSRPDLVNIRSIDEAVVIGAALSLSSSAFVLQLLAEKGELPTRFGSATLGILLLQDIAVVPLLVILPVLESQNLVGESMLPMLAKESLKALGGLGLLSLGGKYLLRRVFEVVAEARSSEAFVALCLLTVAGTSLLTQKLGFSDTLGAFLAGALLAETNFRTQIEADIRPFRGLLLGLFFVTTGTSIDTQLLFREWPNVLSLLAGLIVIKTLIITAIGPRVGLTLQESVRIGLLLSQGGEFGFVVFSLANRLGVLPLELNKLLIIVVVLSMALTPFLNDLGRTAADFIGEKFDVEEKTADTVNFDASEPVVILGFGQMGQVLANFLAAPLASGVDDVAGWPYVAFDNDLSVVKESRKLGFPVLYGDASRPAVLQSAGISSPRAIMVMYTGKKKIMEAVQRLRLAFPSIPIYARAQDLAHLLALKKAGATDAILENAETSLQLGSKLLKGLGVMSDDVTFLSNLVRNSMEIQAQEELDKTGDQEIEVMEPFQVRVADLIGTRLPPPTSDEKSSSMVNQIDKDRVPRFQGEVDQSLQNGELDQSEDLNGKGVLYCDLETQNGSPISREDAAEGKMELDPSGPLVINNDRP; from the exons ATGTCCAACATGATCACCATGTTAGACTCAATTGGTTGTTTCTTTGGTCCCAAG GGATATGACATTGTTACTCAGACAAGAACCAGTAGGGCCGACTCTCATGCACTTTCATATCTGTCTGGACATATTTTCTCTGCGCCTTATCCCCATCACCGTCGATTGCATCCACCATTGTCTTCTGCCCATCACAAGATTAGTCGCTGCTTTTCATATACTGCACATGTATCCAAAGGCAGGCTCTCGttatcttcttttgttttgggcGAAAGGGGATTCCAGTTTTCCAGCCGTGGACATGCTATGAAGGATAGATTCCGTATATATGCTGCAGTTGATGTTGCCAATGGTGTTGATGTAATAAATGATTTGGGAATGGATACTTTGACATTATTAGCTGTGACTGTTATAATTGTACCGGCCTTCAAGATCATCAAGGCTAGCCCT ATACTTGGTTTCTTCTTTGCCGGAGTTGTGCTCAATCAATTTGGCCTGATAAGGAATCTTACCGACGTTAAAGTTCTATCTGAATGGGGGATCCTCTTCTTG CTGTTTGAGATGGGTTTGGAGCTTTCGCTTGCACGCTTGAAAGCTCTTGCAAAATTTGCCTTTGGCATGGGATTGACTCAG GTTGTACTTTGCACTCTTGCTTTCACAGCGTTTGAGCTTCCCCCCAATGGCGCTATTGGAACAAAAATATTGCAGTTCCTTTTTAACTCAAGGCctgatttg GTGAACATCAGAAGCATTGATGAGGCAGTAGTGATTGGTGCTGCTCTGTCATTGTCTTCTTCAGCCTTTGTTCTGCAG CTTCTTGCAGAAAAGGGTGAGCTTCCAACTAGGTTTGGCTCAGCAACATTGGGGATTCTTCTACTGCAG GACATAGCAGTTGTCCCTCTTTTAGTCATACTTCCAGTGCTAGAGAGCCAG AACTTGGTGGGGGAGAGTATGTTGCCAATGCTTGCTAAAGAAAGTCTGAAGGCATTAGGTGGACTAGGCCTGCTTTCACTTGGAGGAAAATACCTTCTTCGGAGAGTTTTCGAG GTGGTTGCAGAAGCAAGGAGCTCAGAAGCTTTTGTTGCTCTCTGCCTACTGACAGTTGCTGGGACTTCGCTTCTAACCCAGAAGTTGGGTTTCAGTGATACG CTTGGAGCATTTTTGGCTGGGGCATTATTAGCAGAAACAAATTTTCGAACCCAGATTGAGGCCGATATAAGGCCTTTTAGAGGCTTGCttcttggattattttttgtcactacTGGTACTTCTATTGACACGCAG CTTCTTTTCCGGGAGTGGCCAAATGTACTCTCTCTTTTGGCAGGTTTGATTGTTATCAAGACCTTAATTATAACAGCAATTGGTCCCCGTGTTGGACTAACTTTACAAGAGAGTGTAAGAATAGGATTGCTTCTGTCCCAAGGGGGGGAGTTTGGATTTGTAGTTTTCTCTCTAGCAAACAG GCTCGGAGTGCTACCACTTGAGTTGAACAAACTACTCATAATTGTTGTTGTGCTGTCAATGGCATTGACACCCTTTCTTAATGATTTAGGAAGAACGGCTGCTGATTTTATTGGTGAAAAGTTTGATGTGGAGGAG AAAACTGCTGACACGGTAAACTTTGATGCTAGCGAACCAGTTGTTATCCTGGGGTTTGGGCAAATGGGTCAG GTCCTCGCCAATTTCCTGGCGGCACCGCTGGCTTCTGGAGTAGATGATGTTGCAGGATGGCCTTATGTGGCTTTTGACAATGATCTCTCCGTAGTGAAG GAATCTAGGAAACTTGGGTTTCCAGTCCTCTATGGTGATGCATCACGTCCCGCAGTTCTGCAGTCTGCTGGTATTTCTTCCCCGAGAGCTATCATGGTCATGTACAcggggaagaagaagataatggaGGCTGTTCAAAGGCTGCGGCTTGCCTTCCCCTCG ATTCCAATATATGCCAGAGCTCAAGACCTTGCGCATCTCTTGGCTTTGAAGAAAGCTGGTGCAACGGATGCTATTCTTGAGAATGCAGAG ACAAGTTTACAGCTTGGCTCTAAGCTTTTGAAAGGCCTTGGTGTCATGTCCGACGATGTGACATTTCTTAGTAATCTTGTACGAAACTCCATGGAGATACAAGCTCAAGAAGAACTTGACAAAACTGGTGATCAAGAAATTGAGGTTATGGAGCCATTCCAG GTAAGAGTTGCAGACTTGATTGGGACCAGATTACCGCCACCAACATCTGATGAGAAGAGCTCTTCAATGGTGAACCAGATAGATAAAGATCGTGTTCCAAGGTTCCAGGGCGAAGTAGATCAATCATTGCAAAATGGTGAGCTCGATCAATCTGAGGATTTAAATGGCAAAGGTGTTTTATACTGTGATTTGGAGACACAGAACGGTTCTCCAATCAGCCGTGAAGATGCCGCAGAAGGGAAAATGGAGTTAGATCCATCAGGGCCTTTAGTTATTAACAACGACCGACCTTGA